TCCGCCGTCGGCCGCGCGATCGCCAATACGGACAAAACAAGGGAGCTCCGAAGTGGGGTCGCCCAACTGATGAGCCACGATCGAGCCGAGCGTGGGGTACTTCACACTGGCCGTGGGAGCGTAGCCTGTGTGCATCAGGAACTGGGCGCGGGCGTGATTGCCCTCTTTCGTAGTCACGGAGCGAACTACCGCAATGTCCTGCATTTGTTTGGCCAATTGCGGTAGGCCGGAGGCGATCTGAATGCCTGAGACACTGGTGTCGATGGCCGAGGTCTCGCCGCCGTTCTCGTGGCCGGCTTTGGGACTGAAGGTCTCGAACTGGCTCGGCCCACCGCGCATGTAGAGCAAGATGCAGGCCATGCCGCGGCTGCGCAACTGTTCGGCCTGGG
The Pirellulales bacterium genome window above contains:
- a CDS encoding DUF1501 domain-containing protein — protein: MNLWQHHVGARVNRDGVVARRDFLRGVSLAGAAAGTLGWQDLVRAQAEQLRSRGMACILLYMRGGPSQFETFSPKAGHENGGETSAIDTSVSGIQIASGLPQLAKQMQDIAVVRSVTTKEGNHARAQFLMHTGYAPTASVKYPTLGSIVAHQLGDPTSELPCFVRIGDRAADGG